DNA from Lactobacillus sp. ESL0791:
GTATTTTTGCTTCATCTCCATTTGCACACTATCAGACAAAAAGAGCTGATCAATATTCATTGCCACCTGCAAAATTTTATTTGTATTCTGTTCAATAACCGGATAATTCGTCCCGTTGAATTCTTCTTCCAAATCAACTAGCTCAAAATTAAGGTAATCGCCTAGAACAAGAAAGCCAAGACCAATCCCTAAAAGCGGATACTTGCCATAAAAGTACGTTAAAAGCGGCTCAAGTCCCGCGCTAACTTCAGCACATTTTCCTGGGCCGTTAGAAATAATTATTCCGTTAGGCCGTAAATTTTCGATATCGGTAACAGTGGCGTTATACGGCAACACCGTAACATTGATTTTCCTAAGTGACAACTCGCGCAACATTGAGTGCTTAAGTCCCAGGTCAATCACGGCCACGGTCTTACCGACATTAGGTGCGGCATAAGCATTTTTAGTCGAAACCGCTGCCGATTTGTTTTTAGGCAGAACCAGCGCTTTAATTTGGTCAAAGGCATGTTCATCGTCTGTATCCATGATGGACGCCTTGATCATTTTTTCCTTGATCAGGAGCTTAACCAAAGCCCGGGTATCAATGTTAAAAATCGCCGGAATGTTTTTTTCCTTCAAAAAAGAATCTAGCTCTTGAAAATTAGTACTGTCGGTAATATTCCAAGTTACATCGTTGGCAATAATTCCCTTAACGGTTGGATTAATGCTTTCATAATCAATGGCATTAATGCCTGTGCTGCCGATCACTGGTGTGGTAAAAACCAGAATTTTACCGGCATTGGTGGGATCGGTCAATGCTTCCTGGTAACCGAAATTGCTGGTTTGAATTGCCAGTTCACCGGTTGCGGTAATACTGGCACCGATTCCCTCTCCTGGAAAAGAATGCCCGTCTTCAAGAATTAAATATCGTTTCATCTAATCACTTATTTCTTAATTCATTAAGCCGTTCAGTAAAAATCTGCGGCGGCTCAACTTCAAATTCAAGCCACTCATTAGTCGTCGGCTGAGTAAAGCCAAGTACTTCGGCATGCAAAAATTGGCCGTTGCCCTTGAGCGTTTTGCGCGGTCCGTATAATGGATCACCAGCAACCGCATGGCCAATGTAATCCAGATGAACCCTAATTTGGTGTGTCCTGCCGGTTTCTAATCGGCATTTAATCAAACTATAACCCGGAAACTGTTCCAGTACGGAAAAATGCGTCACGGCATCTTTGCCATTAGCAACCACCGCCATTTTTTTGCGATTATTAGGATTGCGGCCAATAGGCGCATCAATTGTGCCGGTTTGTTCACTAAAATTACCGTGGACAATTGCCAAGTACTCACGCTTGTTGGTTTTGTGCGCCAACTGCGCTTCTAAGCTTTCTCGGGCATGAGCATTTTTGGCAACCATTAATAGGCCCGAAGTATCCTTGTCAATTCGATGAACGATTCCCGGACGAAAGCCCTCAGGACTTGCTGCTAAATCTTTGGTATGGTACAAAAGCGCGTTAACTAATGTATGATTCGGATGCCCTGCCGCTGGATGAACTACCATGCCCTGCGGCTTATTGACAACAATTACATCTTGGTCTTCATAAACAATTTCAAGGGGAATATTTTCTGGCTCTACCGCCAGTGGCTTTAATGGTGGTACAACAACCGAAATTTGGTCATCCGACTGTATTTTATACGAAACCTTTGCAGTCTTGCCATTGACTAAAATTTTCTTGTCTTGAACTAATTCTTTGACTCTGGTTCGAGACAAGGCAGAAATTTTATCTGCAACAAATTTATCCAACCGTCCCTGTTCGTCCTTTACCTGAAATTCATATTTATCCGGCATTTTTATCCTTTTTCTCGTCAAAAAACAGCAGGTAAATAAAGATTAGAATTACCCCAACTGTGATTGCCGAATCAGCAATGTTAAAGATATTAAAATGAATGAAATCAACTTGCAGCATGTCCACCACATATTTAAGGTGCAGGCGATCAATAAAGTTGCCAATAATTCCACCTAAAACCAGGGCTAAACCCAGGTCGAATAAGGTATTACGATATTTTTTAGTAAATAAAAAATAAAGACAAACAATAATTGCAACGATACTGATGATGTAAAACAGCCACATTTGGCCGATTAGAATATTCCATGCCGCACCATTATTTTGAATGTAGGTAAAAGATAAAATACCCGGAATAACTTGGTGAACCTCACCAAGAGCGTAGTTATTGATGATAAAAGCCTTTAAGCCCTGATCCATTAAGACTACGACTAAGGAAATAATTAAATATAAATATTGCATAACTAATTTTTAAAATAAACCGCTAATCTTGCCGTCATTGTCAACGTCAATTTCAAGTGCTGCAGGATGTTTCGGTAATCCGGGCATATCTAAAACATGCCCCGTGGTAATTACAATGAATCCAGCGCCGTTCTTTAAACTAGCGCCCTTAACATGCAGCGTGAAATCAACTGGTGCACCTAACTGATCTTTGTCATCGGTGAAGGAATACTGTGTTTTGGCAATGATTACCGGTAACTGATCTTTACCCATTCTTTCTAACTCGGCAATTTGTCGCTCAGCTTTTTGACTGTATTCTACCTGACCAGCATGGTAGATCTTTTTAGCTATTTTAGCTATTTTAGTTTTTATCTTATCATTTTTGTTATAGCTTGGAGTTAAATTAGCTTGCTGAGAATCGGCAAGATCAACAACGGCTTGGGCTGCCTCAATACCGCCTTTTGAGCCATCGGCATGATAAGTAACAACTTGGGCGTCTATTCCCTGTTCTTTAACCAAACTTTGCAATAAAGCAAGTTCTTTATCGGTGTCGGTTGCAAATTTATTGATTAAAACGATCACGGGAACGTTATAAGAACGCATATTGTTCATGTGCCGCTCTAAATTACGAAAGCCTTCTTTTAATGCCAGCAAATTTTCCTGATCAAGCCTAGCAGTATTGCCTTCAGCCTGATATTTTAAGGCGCGAATCGTTGCCACAACGACACAAGCGTCTGGTTTTTTATCAAGTTTAGTTGCGACGAAATCCATAAATTTTTGGCCGCCCAAGTCACTGCCAAAACCAGCCTCTGTCAAAGTGTAATCACTCAAGTGCAGTGCCAAATTCGTTGCCATAATTGAGTTAGCACCGTGAGCGATGTTGGCAAAAGGACCGCCATGAACAAGTGCCGGCGTATGTTCGATTGTTTGTACTAAATTCGGCTTTAAGGCATTTGCAAGCAGTGCGGCGATTGCCCCTTGAAAGCCTAAATCTTTAACGTAGACTGGCTGATCATCTTCAGTAAATGCAACCAACATGTTGCCAATCCGATATTTTAAATCATTAATATCAGTCGCAAGACACAAAATTGCCATTAATTCGTTTGCTACGGTGATGGCAAAACTGCTTTCGTGCTCAACACCGTTAAATTTTGAGCCCTGCCCAACCGTTACTTTTCTAAGTGCCCGGTCATTAACGTCAAGACCGCGCTTCAAAACAATTCGCTGTGGATCAATCTTTAACGCATTATCTTGATAAAGATAATTGTCAACAAGGGCTGCCAAAGTATCGATGGCCGAGGTCAAGGCGTGCATGTCACCGGTAAAGTGCAAATTAATGTCTTCCATCGGAATAATTTGGGCTTGCCCACCGCCGGTCGCTCCGCCTTTAAGGCCAAACACCGGCCCCATTGACGGTTCACGCAGGGCAATCATCGTTTTTTTGTGTAACTGATTATTAATGGCATCGCCAAGGCCAATCGTAATGGTCGATTTCCCTTCTCCGGCCGGTGTTGGCGAAATCGAAGTTACCAAAATCAATTTCCCAAGATGGTTATTATTGCGCGCCTCCTTGATTGCAGGCCAAGTAATCTTGGCTTTGTCGTAACCATAAGGTTCAAGGGTTTCTTTACTAAGTCCTATTTTTTGGGCAATTTCAGTTATTGGTAATATTTCGGCTTCTTGCGCAATTTGAATGTCTGATTTCATGGGCATGTACCTCTCTTAGACTAAAAGTTTTTAACTATCATTTTTAAAAGTGCATTTCATATTAGAATTTAGGTCCCACCTTTTTTAGTCTAAGAATATTATAGCAAACTTTCTTCTTAATTTAGACTGTTAAAGTTAGTCTTTAACAGTTCAAATATTTTTATCTAAAAAATAGCAGGCTAAACAGTCTGCTACTTCGTGATTCGTAATAAATAATAAGTTTGTAAAGGGGATGTCTTTACTTGATAAAATTTAAAAATCCCCCATTTCAGGCTTTCCCGCGGTTCATTTTTTAAATTAACTCTGGGGCGATAAGGCAACTTTAAGTATTGCCGATTCCAGTATGAATTTACCAGCGTGTAGATTAGAAGGACAAAAAATACCGATAAGACGATAATCGCTGCCCAACTGATATTCGCAGCGCCCTCATAAGCCAAAACCAGGCCAACAAATAAAATGATAAATAGCCAGCAGTAATAAATAATGCCTGTCCGGCCCAATAAAATAAAATGTTTCTTTTTCATAAAATACCTTGTTAATACTTGATTTGCAAGTGTAAATTGCTGTTACCTGAGGTGTCATATAGAGACTTAAAGTAAGTTTCAAAGAAAGGATCTTCTTTAATTAAGGTTTGAAATTCAGTTGATGCCTTAATTTGCTCTAACTGCTTACTGGTAAGTTGATTGTGTCCCGTAAAAAAATTAAAATTCAGTTCAGCAAATAAGTTGCCCATTTTCCGAATGAGGCCGAGATCATATTTGCCTTTATGCATTTCTGACTGAACCAGCCTGCTTGAAATATTACCAAACTGCAAGTTTTTTAAATAATCATGAAAATGCATTAAGGTATAATTTTTTTGCTGAATTTTCGTCAAATAAGGCCGCATGTCAAATTCTTTGCGGAGATAAGTAACCCTGTCAGGAGCAACTTGTAGAATACCATAACCCTGATCATATGAGCAAAAGCTGGAGCTTGCCACTTCAATTGTTGGAATTTTTTTCTGCGGTCCGATAATGTTTTGCGCGTGAATATGACCGGAAAACGCTAATCTGACATCATATTTTTGGCATAACTTGCGCACTTCATCCGCGTTATCCAAAACAAACCCACTACTGACGGCTTTATTATGAACATAAAGGTTGTGATGCAGAAATAGTAGGACGTGCAGCTTTTGTTTCTGTGCCTGCTGCAATTGCCTTTCAAACCAAAGCAGCTGCCTAGAACTAATATGTCCTCGCGTTAGCGGTGCCGTATGTGCTTCTTTTTTTCCATAATAGTTGGAGTCCAGCATAATCAATAGATACCGCGGATTAAGTTGCACACTGTATGCAAGTGAACTAGGATCCTTGCTGCTGCAATTATCATAGGAAACTTGGAAAATTTGTTGCCATTCTTTGGGACTGATTTGCTTGGCATAAAGCTGCTGTTCATTGTTAAATTTGCGTGCCCAACCGTCGTAAATATCATGGTTACCAGGCAATACTAGCAGCCTTGTATCTTTTAAAGAACTAAAAATTTGGGCAAATTTTTGGGCCGAAAGTAGTTCACCGTTGAATGTCACGTCACCCGTGACAATAATTGCGACAGGCTTTTTTTCCTTGGTCATTTTTGCAAACGCCTTTAGCGCAATTTCTTGATAATAAAGGTCTTTGCCCTGGCTTGTTTTCTGCATCTGAGCAAAGGCTTGACCATTATCAT
Protein-coding regions in this window:
- a CDS encoding carbamoyl phosphate synthase small subunit codes for the protein MKRYLILEDGHSFPGEGIGASITATGELAIQTSNFGYQEALTDPTNAGKILVFTTPVIGSTGINAIDYESINPTVKGIIANDVTWNITDSTNFQELDSFLKEKNIPAIFNIDTRALVKLLIKEKMIKASIMDTDDEHAFDQIKALVLPKNKSAAVSTKNAYAAPNVGKTVAVIDLGLKHSMLRELSLRKINVTVLPYNATVTDIENLRPNGIIISNGPGKCAEVSAGLEPLLTYFYGKYPLLGIGLGFLVLGDYLNFELVDLEEEFNGTNYPVIEQNTNKILQVAMNIDQLFLSDSVQMEMKQKYVDLHSGLLAGFINQENKVIATAFNPEGAPGALDAQKIYDNFVEMMG
- a CDS encoding RluA family pseudouridine synthase; this encodes MPDKYEFQVKDEQGRLDKFVADKISALSRTRVKELVQDKKILVNGKTAKVSYKIQSDDQISVVVPPLKPLAVEPENIPLEIVYEDQDVIVVNKPQGMVVHPAAGHPNHTLVNALLYHTKDLAASPEGFRPGIVHRIDKDTSGLLMVAKNAHARESLEAQLAHKTNKREYLAIVHGNFSEQTGTIDAPIGRNPNNRKKMAVVANGKDAVTHFSVLEQFPGYSLIKCRLETGRTHQIRVHLDYIGHAVAGDPLYGPRKTLKGNGQFLHAEVLGFTQPTTNEWLEFEVEPPQIFTERLNELRNK
- the lspA gene encoding signal peptidase II, translated to MQYLYLIISLVVVLMDQGLKAFIINNYALGEVHQVIPGILSFTYIQNNGAAWNILIGQMWLFYIISIVAIIVCLYFLFTKKYRNTLFDLGLALVLGGIIGNFIDRLHLKYVVDMLQVDFIHFNIFNIADSAITVGVILIFIYLLFFDEKKDKNAG
- a CDS encoding formate--tetrahydrofolate ligase, whose amino-acid sequence is MKSDIQIAQEAEILPITEIAQKIGLSKETLEPYGYDKAKITWPAIKEARNNNHLGKLILVTSISPTPAGEGKSTITIGLGDAINNQLHKKTMIALREPSMGPVFGLKGGATGGGQAQIIPMEDINLHFTGDMHALTSAIDTLAALVDNYLYQDNALKIDPQRIVLKRGLDVNDRALRKVTVGQGSKFNGVEHESSFAITVANELMAILCLATDINDLKYRIGNMLVAFTEDDQPVYVKDLGFQGAIAALLANALKPNLVQTIEHTPALVHGGPFANIAHGANSIMATNLALHLSDYTLTEAGFGSDLGGQKFMDFVATKLDKKPDACVVVATIRALKYQAEGNTARLDQENLLALKEGFRNLERHMNNMRSYNVPVIVLINKFATDTDKELALLQSLVKEQGIDAQVVTYHADGSKGGIEAAQAVVDLADSQQANLTPSYNKNDKIKTKIAKIAKKIYHAGQVEYSQKAERQIAELERMGKDQLPVIIAKTQYSFTDDKDQLGAPVDFTLHVKGASLKNGAGFIVITTGHVLDMPGLPKHPAALEIDVDNDGKISGLF
- a CDS encoding EbsA family protein is translated as MKKKHFILLGRTGIIYYCWLFIILFVGLVLAYEGAANISWAAIIVLSVFFVLLIYTLVNSYWNRQYLKLPYRPRVNLKNEPRESLKWGIFKFYQVKTSPLQTYYLLRITK
- a CDS encoding metallophosphoesterase, with the protein product MITQKEEAALWILSDTHLIADNLHDNGQAFAQMQKTSQGKDLYYQEIALKAFAKMTKEKKPVAIIVTGDVTFNGELLSAQKFAQIFSSLKDTRLLVLPGNHDIYDGWARKFNNEQQLYAKQISPKEWQQIFQVSYDNCSSKDPSSLAYSVQLNPRYLLIMLDSNYYGKKEAHTAPLTRGHISSRQLLWFERQLQQAQKQKLHVLLFLHHNLYVHNKAVSSGFVLDNADEVRKLCQKYDVRLAFSGHIHAQNIIGPQKKIPTIEVASSSFCSYDQGYGILQVAPDRVTYLRKEFDMRPYLTKIQQKNYTLMHFHDYLKNLQFGNISSRLVQSEMHKGKYDLGLIRKMGNLFAELNFNFFTGHNQLTSKQLEQIKASTEFQTLIKEDPFFETYFKSLYDTSGNSNLHLQIKY